The DNA window CGCTTGACCTTCAGCACCGGGAACATCTCGTACAGCCGCTCGATGTCGTCGTCGGGCTTGCCGCTGCCGCGGCGGTAGGCGCCGAGGCGGAGATTGTCCTCCACGCTCTGCGGGCCGAACAGCTGCCGGCCCTCCGGCACCTGCACCACCCCTTCGGCGACGCGGCGCGAGGCCTTCATCCGGGTGATGTCGCAGCCGTCGAAGGTGATGCGCCCGCTGCTGGCGGGATGGACGCCGGACAGGGTGCGCAGCAGCGTCGTCTTGCCGGCCCCGTTGGCACCGACCAGCGCCACCAGCTCGCCCTCCCGCACGGACAGGCTGGCCGATTTCAGCGCGTGGATGCGGCCGTAATGGCTGTTCAGGCCATCGATTTCCAGAAGCATGTCCGGGCCTCCCTTACGGTGCCGCGCCGAGATAGGCGGCGATGACGTCCGGGTTGGCCGCCACCTCCTGCGGCGTGCCCTCGGCCAGCATGCGGCCCTGGTTCAGCGCGGTGATCCGGTGCGAGATGCCCATCACCATCTTCATGTCATGCTCCACCAGGACGATGGTGACGCCGCTCCCTGCCACGGTCTTGATCACCTCGTCGATCTCGCGGCTTTCGGTGGCGTTCAGGCCGGCCGCCGGCTCGTCCAGCAGAAGCAGCTTCGGTTCCGACGCCAGCGCGCGGGCGATCTCCAGCCGCTTCAGCGCGCCATAGGGCATGGAGGCGGCGTCGGCATCGATGTATTTCTCCAGCCCGACATCGGTCATCAGCTGGGCGGCGCGGTCGCGCGCCTCGCGGTCCTTGCGCACCAGAGAGGGGAAGCGGAACAGCGCCGGCAGCAGCCGGGTGTTCAGGTGCAGGTGCCGCCCGACCATGACGTTCTCCAGAGCCGTCATGTTGAAGAAGATCTGCAGGTTCTGGAAGGTGCGCGACATGCCGCGGGCCGCCAGCCTGTAAGGCGCCATGCCCGACACGTCGGCCCCGTCGAACAGAACCCGGCCGCCCGACGGCTTGTAGACGCCGGTCACAAGGTTGAACAGCGTGGTCTTGCCCGCGCCGTTCGGGCCGATGATCGAGTGGATGTCGCCGGCCGCGATGGTGAAGCTGAGATCGCCGACGGCGAGCACGCCGCCGAACTCGCGGCTGAGATGCTCCACCTGCAGGATCGGCGGGCCGACGCGGCGGGCCTGGGCCGCGGTGTCGGCGGCGAGGTCGGTCGTGGTCAGCATGTTCATGCCCGCCTCCGCGCCGGGACCAGCGCTGCCAGGGTGGGAAGAAGGCCCTTCGGCATGAAGACCATCGTCGCCATCAGGATGCCGCCCAGCACGATCTGCTGGTAATCCTGGAAGACGGTCAGCGCCTGCGGCAGCAGAGTCAGGACCACCGCACCCACCACCGCGCCGAAGGTGGACGCCATGCCGCCGAACACCACCATGGTCACCAGCTCGATCGACTTGAAGAAGTCGGCCTTGGCCGGGGTGATCAGGCCGGTGTAATGGGCGAACAGGCTGCCGGCCACGCTGGCGAACACTGCAGACAGCACGAAGACCAGCACTTTGAAGCGCGCGGTGTCGACGCCGACCACCTCGGCCGCCACCTCCGACCCATGGACGGCGCGCAGCGCCCGGCCCATCGGGCTGTCGATCAGGTTCAAGGAAAGCCAGACCACGCCCAGCAGGAACACGCCGACCACCCAGTACCAGACCTTCTCGCCATACAGCTCGACGCCGAAGATCCTGAACGGCTCCACCATCATGCCGTCCGGGCCGCCGGTCAGGCCGCTTTCGGTGCGCAGCACGATCGACACGATGATGCCGATGCCGAGTGTCGCCATGGCGAGGTAATGGCCCTTCAGCCGCAGGATCGGTTTGGCGACCAGGAAGGCCAGCAGCCCGACGAAGACGGCGCCGGCCAGCAGCGCCAGCACCGGCGGCCAGCCGTAGCTGCCGACCAGCACGCCCGACGCATAGGCGCCGATGCCGAAGAAGCCGGCATGGCCCAGGCTGATCTGCCCGGCATAGCCGATCAGCAGGTTCAGCCCGACGCAGACCACGGCGTTGAAACCGGCCAGGATGGCGATGTCGAGGTAGAAGTTGTTGGGCAGGAAGGCCGGCAGGACCGCGATCACCGCGCCCAGCGCCAAAAGCCCGGTCAGCCGCCCGTGAAGGAGTGCGTTCATCGGTTATCCGGTCCTTACACCCGTTCGGTGCCGCGCTTGCCGAACAGCCCGTTCGGCATGAAGAGAAGGACGGCCAGGATGATGACGAAGGCCACCGCATCCTTGTAGGCCGAGGAGATGTAGCCAGCGCCCAGCGCTTCCGCGACGCCGACGATCAGCCCGCCGGCCACCGCACCCGGCCCGTGGCCGAGGCCGCCCAACACCGCGGCGGTGAAGCCCTTCAGCCCCAGCATGATGCCCATCTCGGTGTAGGAGAAGGTGATGGGAGCCACCACCGCCCCGCCGATGGCGCCCAGCGCCGCCGACAGCGCGAAGGAGGCCAGCACCACCCGTTTCACGTCGATGCCGACCAGCTGCGCGGCCAGCCGGTTGTGCGAGGTGGCGAGGATCGCCTTGCCGGTCAGCGTCTTGTTGAAGAACAGGCCGATGGCGACGATCAGCACGCCCGCCGTTCCCACCACCCACAGCGACTGCGGCTGCATCGAGGCGCCGAGGACCTGGATCGGCGTTTCGCCGGAAAAGGCGTCCAGCCGCTTGAAGTCCTTGCCCCAGATCAGCTCGGCGATGCCGCGCAGGAAGATCGACGCGCCGATGGTGATGATGATGAGGGTGACGGTGGAGGCGTTGCGCGCCCGTTCGACCGCGAATTTAGCCACCAGAACGCCGACCAGCATGGCGCCGCCGCAGCCGATCAGGATCGCCAGCGGCAGCGGCACCCCCGACGCGGTCAGGGTGGCCGACGCCATGCCGCCGACCATGATGAACTCGCCCTGGGCGAAGTTGATGACATGGCTGGCGTTGTAGATGATCGAAAAGCCGAGCCCCGCCAGCGCATAGATCGCGCCGATGGTCAGCCCCGACAGCATGTATTGCAGCAGTTCCGCGAACATCGTTGGGTTTCCGCTTCGCAGGCCCCCTCCCCGCCCCTCCCCCTCTTCGAGGGAGAGGGTGCCTCACGGGAAAGCGGCGGCAGTCCCCTCTCCCACCAGAGGTGGGGGAGGGTTAGGGAGGGGGCATCGTGACGTGAGTTAAAAAGGGCGGAAGCCCCCTCACTTCACCAGCGACCAGTCGCCCTGCTTCACCTCCACCATGTGGAAGGCGTCCAGCGTCAGGCCCATGTGGTCCTTGGCGCTCATGGTCACGGTGCCGCCGGTTCCGACATAGCCCTTGGTCTGCTCGATGGCGTCGCGCAGCTTGGCCTTGTCGGTGCCGCCGGCGCGCTTCACCGCATCCAGCGCGATCATCAGACCGTCATAGGCATGGCCGGCGAAGGTCGAGACCTCGGTGTTGAAGCTGTCCTCGTAGACCTTGGTGAACTCGGTCACGACCTTCTTCTGCGGGTCGCTGTCGGGCAGCTGGGCGGCGACGACCAGACCGGCGGCCGGCAGGCGGACACCCTCGGCGGCACCGCCGGCCAGCCGGATGAACTCCTTCGACGCCACGCCGTGGGACTGGTAGAGCGGCAGCGAGATGCCGAGCTGGCGGTAGTTCTTTGTCACCACCGCAGGCCCCTGGCCCAGGCCGAACACCAGCACCGCCTGCGCCGCGGCGTTGTTCTTGATCTTGGTCAGCTGGGCGGTGACGTCGGTGTCCTTGGCGCCATAGGTCTCGTCGGCGACCAGTTCGATCCCGCGCTCCTTGGCGACGGCGATGGTCTGATCGCGGCCCGACTTGCCGAAGCCGGAATCCTCCGACAGCAGCGCCAGCTTGGTCAGCCCGCGCTTCTTCATGTCCTCCATCACCTTTTCCGCGGCCATGCGGTCGGTGTGGGGGGTCTTGAACACCCACTTCTTCACCGGCTCGACAATCACCACGGCGCCGGCCAGCGAGATGAAGGGCACGCCGGCGCGCTCCACCAGCGGCACCGCCGCCATGGTCGCCGCGGTCGTGGTACCGCCGACGATCACGTCGACGCCGTCGCTCTCGATCAGGCGCTTGGTGAAGGAGGCCGCCTTGTCGGCCGCGCCGCCGTCGTCATAGACGGTCAGCTGCACCGGACGGCCGTCGACGCCGCCGGCCTTGTTGATGCGGTCGGCATACAGCTCCAGCACCTTCTTCTCCGGATCGCCGAGGAAGGAGGCCGGGCCGGTGGCCGAAACGATGGCGCCGACCTTGATCGGGTCCGCGGCCTGCGCCGCCCCGGACAGCAGGCCGGACACCGCCGTCATGGCGGTCAGTGCGGTGAAGGCGATGGTGGCGAACAGGCGTTTGCGCATGATGTCCTCCCTTGGGCTGCCCACCTTGACACCGGACCGGGCGGCGGCCCGGTCCCGGCGCGGCGGGACGATTTGCATCGCATAATGTTTCAAACGAAATTATTTCGGAAGAAGATTTTTAGCCGTCGTGACCACAATCTCAGTACGGATATTGCCGGCCGCCTCCCCTTCCCTTTGCGATCCCGCCAGCTTCGGTGCGGGGGATCGTCATTTCATTTTATGACACAAATTTGTTTTGATGAGTCAACGTAGTGTATCACATTAATGGTTGTCAAACGGAAAGTCCGGCTTGCCTCCTATCTGCCGCCGCTGCTCGTTCCGTTCCGATCGTCCGCGCCGTCGTGACACTGGCAGAACCGGGTCCGGGTTTCGTATACAACTCCGTCGCGCCGCCTCATTCGGCTCCACCCGCACCACAAGCCGTATCGATAAGGACGTCCCCACCGCATGGCCCGCCCGCGTCGCCCCGAAGACCTTGCCGCCCAGCTGACCGAGACGATCGCACCGCGGGCGAAGTCGCTGATCATCACCGTCTATGGCGACGCCGTGCTGCCGCATGGCGGATCGCTGTGGCTGGGCAGCCTGATCGACCTGATGGGCCTGTTCGGGATGAGCGAGCGGATCATCCGCACCTCCGTCTTCCGGCTGTGCAAGGACGATTGGCTGACCAACACCCAGATCGGCCGGCGCAGCTTCTACCGCGTCACCGACAGCGGGAAGGAACGCTTCGCCGCGGCCGAACGGCGGATCTACGCGCCGCTGGCCCGCGAGTGGGACCGTGGATGGGACCTGCTGATGGTGCCGCCCAACGCGCTGGACGCGGAGACGCGCGACGCCCTGCGGCGGGAGCTGACCTGGCAGGGCTTCGGCGCCGCCTCGGCCACCGTCTACGCCCACCCCAACTGCGACGAGGCGGCAATGCACCGCTCGCTGGCGGAACTGGGGGTCGCCGACAGGATCGTCCACATGAAGGCCAGCCTGGACCGGGCGGAAGGGTTCGGGGCGCTGCGCGATCTGGTGCGCGGCTGCTGGGATATCGATCAGCTGGAGCACGACTATGCGGCATTTCTGGATCACTTCCGCCCGGTCTGGGCGGCGGTCGATGGCGCGGAGACGCCGGATCCGGCAGCCTGCTTCGTCCTGCGCACGCTGATGATCCACGATTTCCGCCGCATCCTGCTGCGCGACCCGATGCTGCCCCCCGACCTGCTGCCGGCCGACTGGCCGGGCCAGGAATCGCGGATGCTCACACGCAACCTGTACCGCCGGCTGGCCGGCCCGTCGGAAGCCTTCCTGATGCAGGCGGCGACCACCGCCAACGGGCCGCTGCCCGATGCACAGCCCGCCTTCCTCGGTCGGTTCGGCGGGATGGAGATCATACCGGTGGGCTGACCAGCGATCTGCGACAATGAGCACCGGCGGAAGCCGCTCTTTCGGCCTGAAGTTTATATATAAAATGCAAGCTATCGCGGTAAGATGAGGCCGTCGCCTGAACGACCATCACCGGACTGCCGCCATGCTGACCATCGCCTACCGCAGCGAGGCCGTTGACCGACTGCCCTACAGCGCCCTCGCCGACATTTGCCTGTTCAGCGCCCGCAAGAACCGGGAGCTGGGTGTGACCGGCTTCCTCGTGGAGTTCGAGGGCATCTTCCTCCAGGTGCTGGAAGGCGAGGCCGAGGTGGTGGAGCCGCTTTACGCCCGCATCGCCGCCGACCCGCGCCATCGCAATGTCGAACTCCTCTTGCGCGAGACCTCGGCCGGCCAGCCGAACTTCGGCTTCTGGGCGATGAATTTCGGGCCGCTCGACACCCCGACCTTCTGGCAGGCGGTCTTTGGCTCTCCGATTCGGATCGAGGAGTTCCGCCGCCGGTCGCACGATGCCGACTTCGCGCTGGACGTCCTGGCGCGGGCCTACATGCATGCCTGCATCGCCGCCGACGTCGATGCCGCGACCCGCGCTCTGGTGCGTGGCAGCATCCCCTGCTTCGAGGCCGCCTGACCCTGCCGGGGTCCAGCCTTCCGATACCCTATTTCCGGATAAAATCAGCTTTGCGAACGAATTGATCTGGATCAATTCGGCGCATTCGCGCGCATTATCTTTTGAAATCAAGCGCTTGGCCGCATTCTCCGGGCCGGATTAAGTGATACAGATACCGTTGCCGGTGCGTAAATTCTGTGTCATATAAAGACCACAGGGCGCCGATGGAAAAGTGAGCGCCCGCCGAATGTCCCGGAGGAAACGCCCCCATGTCCAAGGACTACACCCCCATCGCCAACACGATGGAGTTCCCCCCCGCCACGCCGCAGCCGAACGTCTACCCGCTGTCCTGGGTGTCGCAGACCAAGAAGCTGGAAGAGGTCTACGCCGCGGCCCAGCGCGAGAACTGGGATCCGGCCAAGCTGCCCTGGGACAGCTTCGACGTGTCGCGCTACAGCTGGGAGGAGCGGGAGGCCATCGCCTACTGGTGGACCATCCTGTCGGTGTTCGACGCGTCGGCCCCGCCGGTCTTCGCCCATGCCCTGATCAAGACCTACGAGGTGCATGAGGAGGATCCCGTCCGCCGCTGCTTCTTCTCCGTCACCCGCGACGAGCAGAACCACGAGCAGATGTGCGGTCTGGCCATCACCAAGCTGCTGGAGGCCACCAGCCCGCTGACCTACGAGCCGAAGACCGATCTCGGCCGCCGTCTGCAGAAGAACGCCCACTGGCTGTACTACAATGGCGGGCGTTATTGGGACGGCTACAAGAAGGCGGTTCCGAAATACTCGCTGGCCGTGCTGTTCAGCTCCTTCCTGATGGGCGAGATCGCGGCGGCGACCATCTTCCACCAGATGGCGGCCGGCTGCAGCGAGCCGGTGTTCAAGGAGGCCTTCCGCAACATCGGCCGCGACGAAGGCCGCCATATGGCGATCTGCATGTCGGTGATGGAGCGCGACTATCCCCATCTGGCGGTGGAGGACCGGTCGATCATCACCAAGCAGATCCGCGCCGGCTATCTGTTCCTGTCCGCCGTGCTGTTCGAACCGCCGCCCCAGTTCTGGGACCTGCCCGACGACTTCATCGCCACCCAGCGCGAAGCCGAGGCCATCGCCCGCAACGCCGGTTTCCACATCCCGGACTACGAGGCGAAGAAGGAGAACTGGCGCAACGCCATGCTGAACCTGAAGGGCGTGCTGGACCGCTACAACATCCCGTTCCCGGCGATCCCCGAGGTCGGCATCACCGGCGAGGAAGTGCGGGACGTCGACATGGACGAGATCATCCCGGTGTTCTGAGGCGATTCGTCAGAGCGCCGGCCCGGTTGCCCCCACCCTAACCCTCCCCCGCTCTCAGCGGACCTACGGTCCGCCTGCCGCGTCAGCACAAAGCGTAGCTTTGTGCGAGAGCTGGGCGGGGGAGGGGACTGCCGCTGAAAGCCGACAAAGCTCCTGTCCCCCTCCCCCGCCCAGCGGGGGAGGGTCGGGGTGGGGGCAAGAGTCCCCTGAAAGAACAGCCCAAGGATCCCCCCGGTGAGCCGCATCCGCCTCCACCCCTCGGGCCGCACGGTCGAGTGCCGTGACGGCGAGACCGTCCTGTCGGCGCTGGAACAGGCCGGCTACGCCCTGCCCAACAACTGCCGCGCCGGCGCCTGCGGCGAATGCAAGGTCAAGGTCCTCAGCGGCCAGTTCGACCAGGGCATGGTGCTGGACATGGCGCTGTCCCAGGGCGAGCGGAAGGACGGCTATGGCCTGATGTGCATGGCCAAGCCGATCTCCGACGAGTTGGTGATCGAATACGGCACCGCCGACGCCCAGCCCAAGCTGTTCCCGCCGCGCGAGAATGTGCTGTTCATCGTCACCGACCGCATCCCGCGCACGCCGCGCATCGTGGAACTGCGCCTGCGCCCGCTGGGCCAGCCGCTGCGCTACTGGCCGGGCCAGTATGTGATGCTGGGCGATGCCGCGGCCGGCGCGCCGCCGCGCTGCTATTCCATCGCCAACGCGCCCCGTCCTGACGGCGAGATCGTGCTGCAGGTGACCCGCGTCGACGGCGGCCCGACCAGCGGCTGGATCCACGACACGCTGACCGTCGGCAGCATGGTCAAGCTGTCCGGCCCATACGGCACCTTCATCGGCGACCCGTCGGTGGACAGCCCGGTGCTGTGCATGGCCGCCGGCTCCGGCCTTGCCCCCATCCTGGCGCTGACCGACGCGGCGCTGCGCCGCGGCTACCGCCCGCCGGTGACATTGCTGTTCTCCGCCTGCACCAGGGCGGATGTGTACGAGTTGGGTCTGCTCAGCTACTGGCAGGCCAAATACCGCAACTTCAAGGTCAAGGTGACGCTGACGCGGGAGGAGGCTGCCGGCCATCTGAAAGGCCGCATTCCCGCCATCCTGCCCGGCCTGTTCCCCGACCTGTCCGGCCACGCCATCTTCACCGCCGGCAGCCCCGCCTTCGTCGAGGCCTGCGTCGCCGCCGCCCGCGCGCAGGGCGCCCGGGACGACCGGATCCACAGCGAAGGCTATGTCTCCCAGCACATCCCGGAAACGCTGCCGGCCGACCGGCTGATGTCTGTGGGCTGAAACGGACGAACGCGCCTTAAGCCTTGCGGACACCGGCGATGAAGCCGTCGATCTCGCGGCTCAGATCCTTCGACTGGCCGGCAAGCGCGGCGGCGGCGGCGAGAAGCTGATCGGCCGCCGCCCCGGTTTCGCCGGCGCCCGCCCGGATGTCGCCCATGCCGCCGCTGACCTCCTGCGCCCCATCGGCGGCCTGGATCACGCTGCGGGCGATCTCCTGGGTCGCCGCCGCCTGCTGGTCCACCGCCGCGGCGATGCCCGACGCGATGCGGCTGACCTGGGCGATGGTTTCGCTGATGCCCTGGACGGCGGTGACCGCCTCCTGCGTGGCGTCGCGGATGCCCTTGATCTGGCCGACGATGTCCTCGGTCGCCTTGGCGGTCTGGTTGGCGAGGTTCTTGACCTCCGACGCCACCACGGCGAAGCCCTTGCCGGCCTCGCCTGCGCGCGCCGCTTCGATGGTGGCGTTCAGCGCCAGCAGGTTGGTCTGTCCAGCGATGGAGTTGATGAGCTCCACCACCGCGCCGATCCGCTCGGCGCTTTCCGCCAGCACGACGACGGCCTCGTCGGCCCGCTTGACGTCGGTCACCGCGGCGTCGGCGATGCGGGCGGATTCGCCGACCTGCCGGCCGATGTCCTGGACCGACGCCGACAGCTCTTCCGTCGCGGCGGCGGCGGTCTGCACATTCTCCGCGGCGGCGCGGGCGGAGGCCGCCACCTGCTCCGACCGGCCCAGGCTCTGGTCGGCGATGCCGGTCAGGCCACGCGCGGTCGATTCCAACTGCTGCGCGGCCGACGCCAGCGCGCCGGTCAGCCCGCCGACCCGCTCCTCGAAGCCTTTCTGCAGATCGGCGAGCGTCGCGGCGCGGGCCTCCTTGGCCTGCCAGTCGGCCTTCTGCTGACAGTCCAACTCGCGGGCGCGGACCAGCCCATCCTTGAACACCTCGACCGCGCGGGCCATGCCGCCGGCCTCGTCGTCGCGGTCGGCCCCCGGCACCGCAGTCTCCAGGTCGCCGGCCGCCAGCCGTGTCATCGCCCCGGTCAGCGACGCCACCGGGCGGGCAATGCCGTCGCCGACCTTCCACGCCACCAGGCACCCCAGCGCGACGCAGCCGAGACTGACCAGCACGGTCAGCAGGGTCAGCCGGTTGGCGTCGGCCATCACGCTGGACTGCGGCGCCGCCACCATGAAGGACCAGACGCTGTCGGCGCCGGTGAAATGGATCGGCGTCAGCCGCAGATAATGCGGCGCGCCGTTCAGCGGCAGGATCCCGTCGAAGTCGCGCCCTTCGGCCACGGCGCGGCGGGCGGCCTCCGGCAGGTCGTCGGCGGCCTTGGACAGCCGGCCGCCATCGGGATGAGCGACATAGAGGCCGGAGCCGGTCAGCACCGCAGCATAACCGTCGCCATAGGGCTTCACCGCGCGCACCAGATCGGTCAGCCCGGTCAGCGCCATATCCACGCCGGTCACACCGATGACGCGCCCATTCCCGCCGCCATCCATCACCGGGGCGGCGGCGCTGGTCATCAGCCGCTTGGTGAAGTCGTCGAGATAGGGTTCGGTCAGCACCGCTTTCCGCGCGGTCGCCGCCGCCTTGTAGTATTCCTTCTCCTGCACGTCGGAGAAGGGATAGCCCTCGCTGTCGTCGGCCTGAACCCCCTTGTCCCCCGGCAACCACAGCAGGCTCATCCGCCCGGTCTTCGGCAGCCCGAGAATCTCGGTTGCCCGGTCATGATCGGCGAAATCCCGGTCGCGCCCGTCGAACCCGTCGTCGGCCATGTCCACCCACACGCCGGCATAGAGCGGATTGGCTTCCGCCGTCCGGCGCAGATAGCGGTTCACCGTTTCGCGCCGCGGGCTTCCGGTGGAGCGCTCCACCTCCACCAGCGCCGCGGTGGCACGGGCGGCATTCAGGGCGGTGGACAAATCGGCGGCCACCCGGGTGCCGTGGCGGTCGGCCGTCTCGGCGGCGAGCAGAACGGCGGCGTTGTGCGCGGCATCGCGCGTCAGAACCAACGACACCGCCGTAACCGCCGCGGCCCCCGCCGCCAGCACCGTGGCCACACCGATGATGATCTTCGTCCTGAAATTGGCCTTCATCGCGACACCGTCGTCCGGTCCGCCCAAAGCTCCGGAATGAACGGAAAGGCGGCACCAAATGGGGAAAGGGGGCCACCTTATATTCGATAATAAGCGTCTGGCATGCTGATTTTTGCGATTCGATGACAGACCGTTCAATCACCCGGATGGCCATGAATCGCGATACCGACGGCGGGGCGAATTGCTGCAAGCGCGAAAAGGACGCCTGCGGAATGCTTGTACATCCCGCCGACGCCCGTATCCCAGCCTTCCAGACCGGGCCGCCGCGGCCTTACGGTCCCTCCTTACGGCCCCTCATACCGCACCACCTGCTGGTCGATGGCGCCGAACACGCTGGCACCCTCCTTGTCGAACAGCTCGATCCGCACGCGGTCGCCGAAGCGCAGGAAGGGCGTCTTCGGCGCGCCATGCTCGATGGTTTCGATCATCCGCAACTCGGCCAGGCAGGAATAGCCGACACCGCCGGCACCGACCGGCTTGCCGGGGCCGCCGTCCAACTTGTTCGACACCGTGCCCGAGCCGACGATGCTGCCGGCCGCCAGATGGCGGGTCTTGGCGGCATGCGCGATCAGCGTCGGAAAGTCGAAGGTCATGTCGACGCCGGCATCCGGGCAGCCGAAGGCTTCGCCGTTCAGCGTCGTCACCAGCGGCCGGTGCAGCTTACCGCCGTCCCAGGCGTCGCCCAACTCGTCAGGCGTCACCGCGACGGGGGAGAAGCTGGAGGCCGGCTTGGACTGAAAGAAGCCGAAGCCCTTGCCCAATTCCGCCGGGATCAGGTTGCGCAAGCTGACGTCGTTGACCAGCATCAGCAGACGGATATGGCCGCCCGCCGCCTCCGCCGGGACGCCCATCGGCACGTCGCCGGTGACGACAGCGATCTCCGCCTCGAAATCGATGCCCCAGGCCTCGGTCGCCGCCGGGATCGGGTCGGTCGGCGCCAGGAAGCCGTCGGAGCAGCCCTGATACATCAGCGGATCGGTCCAGAAGCTGGGCGGCATCTCCGCCCCGCGCGCCTTGCGGACCAGCTCCACATGGTTGACGTAGGCCGATCCGTCCGCCCACTGGTAGGCGCGCGGCAGCGGCGAAGCCGCCTCGGCCGGGTCGAAGGGCTGGCCCGATGCCGGATCGGCGTTCAGGGCGCGATAGGCCTCCTCCAGCCTGGGCGCCAGCGCCGTCCAATCGTCCAGCGCCGCCTGCAGGGTGCGGGCGATCTCCGGCACCGGGGTGGCGCGGGTCAGGTCGCGCGACACCACCACCAGGGTGCCGTCGCGCCCGCCCGCCTTCAAACTTGCCAGCTTCATTCGTCTCTTCCCTTCCTCGAGATTCAGCGTCCGGCGACCTTGACCCTTGTTTCAGGCTGGCCGCTCATTTCGCCTTCCAGCTGTCGGCGTAGCCGCCCCATTCGACGCCTTCCATCGCCGGATAGACATCCAGCGGGTCGCGGGTGTCGATCATCACCGCGACCTCGTCGGTCTCCTTACGCTCGAACTTCTGCGCCACCTCGTAGGCCTTCGGATGCGGCCCGTGCGGGAAACCCGAGGGGTGATAGGTGACCATGCCCGGATGGATGTTGTCGCGCGAGAAGAACTGGCCGCGGTGATAGAACAGCACCTCGTCGTAATCCTCGTTGGAGTGGTAGTAGGGCAGCTTCAGCGCCTCCGGATCCGATTCGATGGGCCGCGGCACGAAGGTGCAGACGACGAAGCCGTTGGCGATCCAGGTGCTGTGCGCCGAAGGCGGCAGGTGGTAGCGGTGGCTCATCAGCGGCCGGATGTCGCGCCAGTTCAGCCGCACCGGCGCCAGATCGCCGTGCCAGCCCACCGCGTCCAGCGGGTTGAA is part of the Azospirillum lipoferum 4B genome and encodes:
- a CDS encoding methyl-accepting chemotaxis protein, with the protein product MKANFRTKIIIGVATVLAAGAAAVTAVSLVLTRDAAHNAAVLLAAETADRHGTRVAADLSTALNAARATAALVEVERSTGSPRRETVNRYLRRTAEANPLYAGVWVDMADDGFDGRDRDFADHDRATEILGLPKTGRMSLLWLPGDKGVQADDSEGYPFSDVQEKEYYKAAATARKAVLTEPYLDDFTKRLMTSAAAPVMDGGGNGRVIGVTGVDMALTGLTDLVRAVKPYGDGYAAVLTGSGLYVAHPDGGRLSKAADDLPEAARRAVAEGRDFDGILPLNGAPHYLRLTPIHFTGADSVWSFMVAAPQSSVMADANRLTLLTVLVSLGCVALGCLVAWKVGDGIARPVASLTGAMTRLAAGDLETAVPGADRDDEAGGMARAVEVFKDGLVRARELDCQQKADWQAKEARAATLADLQKGFEERVGGLTGALASAAQQLESTARGLTGIADQSLGRSEQVAASARAAAENVQTAAAATEELSASVQDIGRQVGESARIADAAVTDVKRADEAVVVLAESAERIGAVVELINSIAGQTNLLALNATIEAARAGEAGKGFAVVASEVKNLANQTAKATEDIVGQIKGIRDATQEAVTAVQGISETIAQVSRIASGIAAAVDQQAAATQEIARSVIQAADGAQEVSGGMGDIRAGAGETGAAADQLLAAAAALAGQSKDLSREIDGFIAGVRKA
- a CDS encoding fumarylacetoacetate hydrolase family protein, producing MKLASLKAGGRDGTLVVVSRDLTRATPVPEIARTLQAALDDWTALAPRLEEAYRALNADPASGQPFDPAEAASPLPRAYQWADGSAYVNHVELVRKARGAEMPPSFWTDPLMYQGCSDGFLAPTDPIPAATEAWGIDFEAEIAVVTGDVPMGVPAEAAGGHIRLLMLVNDVSLRNLIPAELGKGFGFFQSKPASSFSPVAVTPDELGDAWDGGKLHRPLVTTLNGEAFGCPDAGVDMTFDFPTLIAHAAKTRHLAAGSIVGSGTVSNKLDGGPGKPVGAGGVGYSCLAELRMIETIEHGAPKTPFLRFGDRVRIELFDKEGASVFGAIDQQVVRYEGP